A DNA window from Phragmites australis chromosome 11, lpPhrAust1.1, whole genome shotgun sequence contains the following coding sequences:
- the LOC133883944 gene encoding cation/H(+) antiporter 20-like, giving the protein MAAANSSASATVKMASDGLWQGENPLDFALPLLAVQIAAILVATQGLALALRPLRQPKVVAEILGGILLGPSALGRWGAFRRTLFPAWSTAALDTVSGLGLLLFLFLVGLELDFRSVRRSGPRSVAIAAAGIVPPFLATPGLVPLLNLAVPAPRHAAFLPLCVFLGAALSVTALPVLACILKELGLLGMPFGETAMAAAAVNDIFAWALLALALAVSGGGAEPKSSPLAPVYILASGAAFVVFMLSALRPLMARLARRAGPDRAASVSACSGAVACALLAGAVTDAIGVHPVFGAFVFGLSMPREGGLAERVGEKVAPLVSGLMLPLYFATSGLHTNVDNVRGPAAWGMVALVVAVASLGKFGGTFAVAAGTGMARREAAALGVAMSTKGLVELIVLNIGKERKVLDDTTFAIFVIMALATTVLATPLMTALYRCPPTATTPESGEIQLKGGDACPA; this is encoded by the exons ATGGCGGCGGCGAACTCGTCGGCGTCCGCGACCGTGAAGATGGCGTCCGACGGGCTGTGGCAGGGCGAGAACCCTCTCGACTTCGCCCTGCCGCTCCTCGCCGTGCAGATCGCCGCCATACTCGTGGCCACGCAGGGTCTCGCGCTCGCGCTCAGGCCACTGCGCCAACCGAAAGTTGTCGCCGAGATCCTG GGTGGAATCTTGCTGGGGCCGTCGGCCCTGGGCCGGTGGGGCGCCTTCCGTCGCACCCTCTTCCCCGCCTGGAGCACCGCCGCGCTGGACACCGTGTCGGGCCTCGGCCTTctgctcttcctcttcctggTCGGCCTGGAGCTCGACTTCCGCTCCGTGCGCCGCTCGGGGCCGCGCAGCGTGGCCATCGCCGCTGCGGGCATCGTGCCGCCGTTCCTCGCCACGCCGGGCCTCGTGCCGCTCCTCAACCTCGCCGTCCCGGCGCCCCGCCACGCGGCCTTTCTACCGCTCTGCGTGTTCCTCGGCGCCGCGCTCTCGGTGACCGCGCTGCCCGTGCTCGCATGCATCCTCAAGGAGCTCGGCCTCCTCGGCATGCCGTTCGGAGAGACCGCCATGGCCGCGGCCGCGGTGAACGACATCTTCGCGTGGGCGCTCCTAGCCCTCGCGCTGGCCGTCTCCGGCGGGGGGGCAGAGCCCAAGAGCTCCCCTCTCGCGCCGGTCTACATCCTCGCGTCGGGGGCCGCCTTCGTGGTTTTCATGCTCTCCGCGCTCCGCCCGCTCATGGCGCGCCTGGCGCGCCGCGCGGGCCCCGACCGCGCCGCCAGCGTGTCTGCCTGCTCCGGCGCCGTGGCCTGCGCGCTCCTAGCGGGCGCTGTCACAGACGCCATCGGTGTCCACCCCGTGTTCGGCGCGTTCGTGTTCGGGTTGTCCATGCCGCGGGAGGGTGGCCTCGCGGAGCGCGTGGGCGAGAAGGTGGCGCCGCTGGTGTCCGGGCTGATGCTGCCGCTCTACTTCGCCACGAGCGGGCTGCACACCAACGTCGACAACGTCCGGGGCCCAGCGGCCTGGGGCATGGTcgcgctcgtcgtcgccgtggCCTCCCTGGGGAAGTTCGGCGGCACGTTCGCGGTGGCCGCCGGGACCGGCATGGCCAGGCGCGAGGCGGCCGCGCTCGGCGTGGCCATGAGCACCAAGGGGCTCGTCGAGCTCATCGTGCTCAACATTGGCAAGGAGAGGAAG GTGCTGGACGACACGACGTTCGCCATCTTCGTCATCATGGCACTGGCGACGACGGTGCTCGCGACGCCGTTGATGACGGCGCTGTACCGGTGCCCGCCGACGGCGACCACACCGGAGAGCGGCGAGATCCAACTCAAAGGCGGCGACGCCTGCCCGGCCTAG